The Sylvia atricapilla isolate bSylAtr1 chromosome 3, bSylAtr1.pri, whole genome shotgun sequence genome has a window encoding:
- the MCFD2 gene encoding multiple coagulation factor deficiency protein 2 isoform X1 → MVSREWCPARAQSGARGTAETRPTEITMAQRTFRTHLLFCFAMAAFFISALAEEHVGESQHPNIRLDKNLVQDKEHIMEHLEGVIEKPESEMSPQELQLHYFKMHDYDGNNLLDGLELATAISHVHKEEGGEHSQAMKEEELISLIDDVLKDDDKNNDGYIDYAEFAKSLE, encoded by the exons ATGGTGTCCCGGGAATGGTGTCCAGCCCGCGCGCAGTCCGGAGCCCGCGGCACGGCGGAGACTCGCCCGACG GAGATCACAATGGCCCAAAGGACGTTTAGAACACATTTGCTATTCTGCTTTGCTATGGCTGCATTCTTCATCTCTGCCCTAGCTGAGGAACACGTAGGAGAGAGTCAACATCCAAATATTCGCCTTGATAAGAATTTGGTACAAGATAAAGA acACATCATGGAACACTTGGAAGGTGTTATCGAGAAACCAGAATCTGAGATGTCTCCACAAGAGTTGCAGCTCCATTACTTCAAAATGCATGACTATGATGGCAATAATTTGCTAGATGGGTTAGAACTTGCTACTGCTATCTCACATGTCCACAAAGAG gaAGGTGGTGAGCATAGCCAAGCAATGAAGGAAGAAGAGCTGATTAGTCTAATAGACGATGTCCTGAAAGATGATGACAAGAACAATGATGGATACATTGACTATGCAGAATTTGCAAAATCACTGGAATAA
- the MCFD2 gene encoding multiple coagulation factor deficiency protein 2 isoform X2, producing the protein MEHLEGVIEKPESEMSPQELQLHYFKMHDYDGNNLLDGLELATAISHVHKEEGGEHSQAMKEEELISLIDDVLKDDDKNNDGYIDYAEFAKSLE; encoded by the exons ATGGAACACTTGGAAGGTGTTATCGAGAAACCAGAATCTGAGATGTCTCCACAAGAGTTGCAGCTCCATTACTTCAAAATGCATGACTATGATGGCAATAATTTGCTAGATGGGTTAGAACTTGCTACTGCTATCTCACATGTCCACAAAGAG gaAGGTGGTGAGCATAGCCAAGCAATGAAGGAAGAAGAGCTGATTAGTCTAATAGACGATGTCCTGAAAGATGATGACAAGAACAATGATGGATACATTGACTATGCAGAATTTGCAAAATCACTGGAATAA